One Falsarthrobacter nasiphocae DNA segment encodes these proteins:
- a CDS encoding GTPase family protein: MPRTESDLASRLESLEEARALGEDRLSGELLERAARVSSAAGERRRLSSEHTVVGFFGATGSGKSTLFNAVVEEEVARTAATRPTTSQPLAMIWGREGSEPLLDWLGVTDRRFRPDGEVLHSTERGSQNPSGLILLDLPDFDSTERANREVAERLAGQVDVLVWVMDPQKYADASVHLDFIRPLAGHGSVMLAVLNQIDRLPPGEVDHVVASLQGLLRQDGVTGVEVIPASARTGQNVDRVRNGIRRFADAKDAADARLAADVDAAARDLASSGTGEPAGVTKKSVEGLSTELAAAARVGVVADAVEKSYRHRSHAATGWPLVKWVGRFRPDPLRRLNLHRSDVNPEVNRSSMPPMGASERARADSAVRRFADEASDGATEAWRSSTRRAARSESERLPDRLDQALASADLQAGRRAWWWPVFTVLQWVALLTLVAGLGWLAAIFLAGYFQFHLPETPQVEGFPVPTLLVVLGAALGILLALLAAAIAGAASRIKGRRARKRLTAEVEGVARGYVVHPVEEELARYERFRAAVERASAAPRRSRLGGLLGRRQGAEATR; this comes from the coding sequence GTGCCCAGAACTGAGTCTGATCTCGCGTCCCGCCTGGAATCGCTCGAGGAGGCGCGCGCGCTCGGCGAGGACCGCCTGAGCGGCGAGCTCCTTGAGCGGGCCGCCCGCGTGAGCTCGGCCGCCGGGGAGCGCCGGCGCCTGTCGAGCGAGCACACCGTCGTCGGCTTCTTCGGCGCCACCGGAAGCGGAAAGTCGACGCTCTTCAACGCGGTCGTGGAGGAGGAGGTGGCGCGCACCGCCGCCACGAGGCCGACGACGAGCCAGCCGCTCGCCATGATCTGGGGCAGGGAGGGCTCGGAGCCGCTGCTGGACTGGCTCGGCGTCACGGACCGCCGCTTCCGACCTGACGGGGAGGTGCTTCACTCCACCGAGCGTGGCTCGCAGAACCCGTCCGGCCTCATCCTCCTGGACCTGCCGGACTTTGACTCGACGGAGCGGGCCAACCGCGAGGTGGCGGAGCGGCTCGCAGGCCAGGTGGACGTGCTGGTGTGGGTCATGGACCCGCAGAAGTACGCCGACGCCTCGGTGCACCTTGATTTCATCCGGCCGCTCGCGGGCCACGGCTCCGTCATGCTCGCGGTGCTCAATCAGATTGACCGCCTCCCCCCGGGCGAGGTCGACCACGTCGTCGCCTCCCTCCAGGGACTGTTGCGCCAGGACGGGGTGACGGGCGTCGAGGTCATCCCGGCGAGCGCCCGCACGGGGCAGAACGTGGACCGGGTGCGCAACGGCATCCGGCGCTTCGCGGACGCCAAGGACGCGGCCGACGCCCGCCTTGCGGCCGATGTCGACGCCGCCGCGAGGGACCTCGCCTCCTCCGGGACGGGGGAGCCCGCGGGGGTGACGAAGAAGTCCGTCGAGGGCCTGAGCACCGAGCTCGCCGCGGCGGCCCGGGTGGGCGTCGTGGCGGACGCCGTCGAGAAGTCCTACCGGCACCGCTCCCACGCGGCCACCGGATGGCCGCTCGTCAAGTGGGTGGGCCGATTCCGGCCGGACCCGCTGCGCCGGCTCAACCTGCACCGCTCGGACGTCAACCCGGAGGTGAACCGCTCCTCGATGCCGCCGATGGGCGCGTCCGAGCGGGCACGGGCGGACTCGGCCGTGCGGCGCTTCGCGGACGAGGCGAGCGACGGCGCGACCGAGGCGTGGCGGTCCTCGACCCGGCGGGCGGCCCGAAGCGAGTCCGAGAGGCTCCCGGATCGCCTGGACCAGGCCCTCGCCTCGGCCGACCTTCAGGCCGGGCGGCGCGCGTGGTGGTGGCCCGTCTTCACGGTGCTCCAGTGGGTGGCGCTGCTGACGCTCGTGGCCGGCCTCGGCTGGCTCGCGGCGATCTTCCTCGCGGGCTACTTCCAGTTCCATCTGCCCGAGACGCCGCAGGTGGAGGGCTTTCCGGTGCCCACGCTCCTCGTGGTGCTCGGCGCCGCGCTTGGCATCCTCCTGGCGCTCCTCGCGGCCGCCATCGCCGGGGCCGCGTCCCGGATCAAGGGGCGGCGCGCTCGGAAGCGGCTTACCGCTGAGGTCGAGGGGGTGGCACGCGGGTACGTCGTGCACCCGGTCGAGGAGGAGCTTGCGCGGTACGAGCGCTTCCGCGCCGCCGTGGAGCGTGCCTCGGCCGCGCCGCGCCGGTCACGGCTCGGCGGGCTTCTCGGACGGAGGCAGGGAGCCGAGGCCACTCGATGA
- a CDS encoding IclR family transcriptional regulator — protein MDTERSSSGVGVIDKAAAVLNALEAGPTSLAQLVTTTGLARPTVHRLALALIHHRLVARDMHGRFVLGNRLVELASGAGEDRLIAAASAALLSLRTTTGESAQVFRRQGDWRVCVASAERPIGLRDTIPVGTKLSMKGGSAAQVLLAWEDHSRLLEGLEGARFTPAVLAGVRRRGWAQSLGEREPGVASVSAPVRGPSGRVIAAVSISGPIDRLTRQPGRLHAEAVVHAAATITAALRKPSDGGDEED, from the coding sequence ATGGACACAGAACGCTCATCCAGCGGGGTCGGGGTCATCGATAAGGCCGCCGCTGTACTCAACGCCCTTGAGGCGGGCCCCACGAGCCTCGCGCAGCTCGTCACGACCACCGGACTGGCCCGCCCCACGGTCCACCGTCTGGCCCTCGCGCTCATCCACCACCGCCTGGTGGCGCGAGACATGCACGGCCGCTTCGTCCTCGGCAACCGCCTCGTGGAACTCGCTTCCGGGGCCGGCGAGGATCGCCTCATCGCTGCCGCTTCCGCGGCCCTCTTGTCCTTGAGGACGACGACGGGCGAGTCCGCGCAGGTCTTCCGCCGCCAGGGCGACTGGCGAGTGTGCGTGGCCTCGGCCGAGCGGCCCATCGGACTGCGGGACACCATCCCCGTGGGCACCAAGCTGTCCATGAAGGGCGGCTCCGCGGCGCAGGTTCTGCTGGCTTGGGAGGATCACTCCCGCCTGCTCGAGGGCCTGGAGGGGGCCCGGTTCACCCCTGCCGTCCTCGCGGGCGTGCGGCGCCGCGGCTGGGCCCAGTCCTTGGGCGAACGTGAGCCCGGCGTGGCCTCCGTGTCCGCCCCGGTGCGGGGCCCCTCCGGCCGGGTCATCGCAGCCGTGTCCATCTCCGGCCCCATCGACCGGCTCACGCGCCAGCCGGGCCGCCTCCACGCCGAGGCCGTCGTTCATGCGGCCGCGACGATCACGGCCGCTCTGCGCAAGCCCTCCGACGGCGGCGACGAGGAGGACTAG
- the leuC gene encoding 3-isopropylmalate dehydratase large subunit: protein MHAPTAPLTLAEKVWRDHVVVAGTNGAPDLLYIDLHLLHEVTSPQAFDGLRQEGRPLRRPDLTIATEDHNTPTLEIDKPIADPVSRLQIETLRANCAEFGVRLHSLGDKEQGIVHVVGPQLGLTQPGMTIVCGDSHTSTHGAFGSLAMGIGTSEVEHVMATQTLALKPFKTMAVTVNGRLRPGVTSKDLILAVIAEIGTGGGQGYVLEYRGEAIRALSMEARMTICNMSIEAGARAGMIAPDETTFEYLKGRDHAPKGEDWDAAVEAWKGLATDEGAVFDREIVIDGDALEPFVTWGTNPGQGVSLSESVPDPLLMEDDVARVSAERALEYMGLEPGTPMKEIAVDTVFLGSCTNSRIEDLRAAAEIIKGRTKAASVRMLVVPGSARVRLEAEAEGLDRVFKDFGAEWRFAGCSMCLGMNPDQLSEGERCASTSNRNFEGRQGKGGRTHLVSPLVAAATAIRGTLSSPSDVVPDTASAHTPALTATTNGA from the coding sequence ATGCACGCCCCGACAGCCCCGCTCACCCTCGCCGAGAAGGTGTGGAGGGACCACGTCGTCGTCGCCGGCACGAACGGCGCCCCGGACCTGCTGTATATCGACCTCCACCTGCTCCACGAGGTGACAAGCCCGCAGGCCTTCGACGGGCTGCGACAGGAGGGCCGGCCGCTCCGGCGCCCCGACCTGACGATCGCCACCGAGGACCACAACACCCCCACGCTCGAGATCGACAAGCCCATCGCGGACCCGGTCTCGCGCCTCCAGATCGAGACCCTGCGCGCCAACTGCGCCGAGTTCGGCGTCCGCCTGCACTCCCTCGGCGACAAGGAGCAGGGGATCGTCCACGTCGTGGGCCCCCAGCTCGGGCTGACCCAGCCGGGCATGACCATCGTCTGCGGAGACTCGCACACGTCCACTCACGGTGCGTTCGGGTCCCTCGCCATGGGCATCGGCACGAGCGAGGTCGAGCACGTCATGGCCACCCAGACGCTCGCCCTCAAGCCGTTCAAGACGATGGCCGTCACGGTCAACGGCAGGCTTCGGCCGGGCGTGACGAGCAAGGACCTCATCCTCGCCGTCATCGCCGAGATCGGCACGGGCGGCGGCCAGGGCTACGTCCTCGAATACCGGGGCGAGGCCATCCGCGCGCTGTCCATGGAGGCGCGCATGACCATCTGCAACATGTCCATCGAGGCGGGCGCCCGCGCCGGCATGATCGCGCCTGATGAGACGACGTTCGAGTACCTCAAGGGCCGCGACCACGCCCCGAAGGGCGAGGACTGGGACGCCGCCGTCGAGGCCTGGAAGGGCCTCGCCACGGACGAGGGCGCAGTCTTCGACCGCGAGATCGTCATCGACGGCGACGCGCTCGAGCCGTTCGTGACCTGGGGCACCAACCCGGGCCAGGGCGTCAGCCTCTCGGAGAGCGTTCCGGATCCGCTCCTCATGGAGGACGACGTCGCCCGCGTCTCGGCGGAGCGGGCCCTCGAGTACATGGGTCTTGAGCCGGGAACGCCGATGAAGGAGATCGCCGTGGACACGGTGTTCCTCGGCTCCTGCACCAACTCCCGCATCGAGGACCTTCGCGCTGCGGCCGAGATCATCAAGGGCCGCACGAAGGCAGCGAGCGTGCGCATGCTCGTCGTCCCGGGCTCCGCGCGCGTGCGCCTGGAGGCTGAGGCCGAGGGGCTGGACCGCGTCTTCAAGGACTTCGGCGCCGAATGGCGCTTTGCGGGCTGCTCCATGTGCCTCGGCATGAACCCGGATCAGCTGAGCGAGGGGGAGCGCTGCGCCTCCACCTCCAACCGCAACTTCGAGGGCCGGCAGGGCAAGGGCGGTCGCACGCACCTCGTCTCGCCGCTCGTCGCCGCTGCCACCGCCATCCGGGGCACGCTCTCGTCTCCTAGCGATGTCGTGCCGGACACGGCCAGCGCCCACACCCCCGCACTGACCGCCACGACGAACGGAGCCTAG
- the gltX gene encoding glutamate--tRNA ligase produces the protein MTDSSLIHPAPASQGVRVRFCPSPTGTPHVGLIRTALFNWAYARHTGGKLIFRIEDTDQKRDSQESYEQLLEALRWLGITWDEGVEVGGPHEPYRQSQRGEIYADVIAKLVAGGHVYESFSTPEEIEARHRAAGRDPKLGYDGFDRELTEEQVAAFRAEGREPVLRLRMPDEDITFTDLVRGEITFRAGSVPDFVVVRANGQPLYTLVNPVDDALMGVTHVLRGEDLLSSTPRQIALYDALVKVGVAEYTPEFGHLPYVMGEGNKKLSKRDPESNLFLQRDKGFIPEGLLNYLALLGWSLSADEDIFTVDQLVEAFDVADVLSNPARFDQKKAEAINGTHIRMLAPEDFASRLAPYLAAAGLIGEEPTAREREIIAEMAPLVQERIALLGEVPEMAGFLFKADNAIDVADDALKGLPENAAEICSRSAEVLEGLGEFTVESVEAALRALLIDEMELKPRKAFGPLRTALSGRRVSPPLFESMVILGRESTVARLRAFAARG, from the coding sequence ATGACTGACTCTTCCCTCATCCACCCCGCACCCGCCTCGCAGGGAGTGCGCGTGCGCTTCTGCCCCTCGCCCACAGGGACGCCGCACGTGGGTCTCATCCGCACGGCGCTCTTCAACTGGGCCTACGCACGGCACACCGGTGGCAAGCTCATCTTCCGCATCGAGGACACGGACCAGAAGCGGGACTCGCAGGAGTCCTACGAGCAGCTCCTCGAGGCGCTGCGCTGGCTCGGGATCACGTGGGACGAGGGCGTGGAGGTCGGCGGCCCGCACGAGCCCTACCGGCAGTCGCAGCGCGGGGAGATCTACGCGGACGTCATCGCGAAGCTCGTCGCGGGCGGGCACGTCTACGAGTCGTTCTCGACGCCCGAGGAGATCGAGGCCCGGCACCGGGCCGCCGGGCGGGACCCCAAGCTGGGCTACGACGGCTTCGACCGCGAGCTCACCGAGGAGCAGGTGGCCGCGTTCCGCGCCGAGGGCCGGGAGCCCGTGCTGCGCCTGCGCATGCCGGACGAGGACATCACGTTCACGGACCTCGTGCGCGGCGAGATCACGTTCCGGGCCGGAAGCGTGCCGGACTTCGTCGTGGTCCGCGCCAACGGCCAGCCGCTCTACACGCTCGTCAACCCGGTGGACGACGCGCTCATGGGCGTGACGCACGTGCTGCGCGGCGAGGACCTCCTCTCCTCGACGCCCCGCCAGATCGCGCTGTACGACGCGCTCGTCAAGGTGGGCGTCGCCGAGTACACCCCGGAGTTCGGCCACCTGCCGTACGTCATGGGGGAGGGCAACAAGAAGCTCTCCAAGCGGGACCCGGAGTCCAACCTGTTCCTGCAGCGGGACAAGGGCTTCATCCCCGAGGGGCTGCTCAACTACCTGGCGCTGCTCGGCTGGTCCCTCTCCGCAGATGAGGACATCTTCACGGTGGATCAGCTCGTCGAGGCGTTCGACGTGGCGGACGTGCTGTCCAACCCGGCGCGGTTCGACCAGAAGAAGGCCGAGGCGATCAACGGCACGCACATCCGCATGCTCGCGCCGGAGGACTTCGCGTCCCGGCTCGCGCCGTACCTTGCGGCCGCGGGCCTCATCGGGGAGGAGCCCACCGCGCGGGAGCGGGAGATCATCGCGGAGATGGCGCCGCTCGTGCAGGAGCGCATCGCCCTCCTCGGCGAGGTCCCGGAGATGGCGGGTTTCCTCTTCAAGGCGGACAACGCCATCGACGTGGCGGACGACGCACTGAAGGGCCTGCCGGAGAACGCGGCGGAGATCTGCTCGCGCTCCGCGGAGGTCCTCGAGGGGCTGGGCGAGTTCACGGTGGAGTCGGTTGAGGCGGCGCTGCGGGCGCTCCTCATCGACGAGATGGAGCTCAAGCCCCGGAAGGCGTTCGGCCCGCTGCGCACGGCCCTCTCCGGGCGCCGCGTGTCCCCGCCGCTCTTCGAGTCCATGGTCATTCTCGGCCGCGAGTCCACGGTGGCGCGCCTGCGGGCCTTCGCCGCGCGCGGCTAG
- the murA gene encoding UDP-N-acetylglucosamine 1-carboxyvinyltransferase gives MASVLTIRGGKALRGTVSVRGAKNLVPKAMVAALLGDTPSTLRNVPEIKDVDVVTSLLRIHGVDVTKDPETGDLYMDPTKAKSATSAEINTHAGDSRIPILFCGPLIHAIGEAFIPDLGGCKIGDRPIDYHLQVLRQFGAVVDKTPDGILITAPNGLKGAKLELPYPSVGATEQVLLTATRAEGITELKGAAVEPEILDLIAVLQKMGAIITVQTDRVIRIEGVPALRGYNHRALPDRNESASWASAALVTRGDIYVEGADQQDLTAFLNTFRKVGGEFEVDDDGIRFYHPGGELNPLVLETDVHPGFMTDWQQPLVVALTQADGVSIVHETVYENRFGFTEALRRMGATIQVHRECLGSIPCRFGQRNFLHSAVISGPSKLSGADIDVPDLRGGFSHLIAALAAEGTSRVTGIEIINRGYERFEEKLRGLGADFDVEAL, from the coding sequence ATGGCTAGCGTATTGACGATCCGCGGCGGCAAGGCCCTCCGCGGCACAGTGAGCGTCCGGGGCGCGAAGAACCTCGTGCCCAAGGCAATGGTTGCAGCCCTCCTGGGGGACACCCCGTCCACCCTGCGCAACGTGCCTGAGATCAAGGACGTTGACGTCGTCACGAGCCTGCTCCGCATTCACGGCGTGGATGTCACCAAGGACCCGGAGACCGGGGACCTGTACATGGACCCCACGAAGGCCAAGAGCGCCACGAGCGCCGAGATCAACACGCACGCGGGGGACTCGCGCATCCCGATCCTCTTCTGCGGCCCGCTCATTCACGCGATCGGCGAGGCCTTCATCCCGGACCTCGGCGGCTGCAAGATCGGCGACCGCCCCATCGACTACCACCTCCAGGTCCTGCGCCAGTTCGGTGCCGTCGTGGACAAGACCCCGGACGGCATCTTGATCACCGCGCCGAACGGCCTCAAGGGCGCCAAGCTCGAGCTGCCGTACCCGTCTGTCGGCGCCACCGAGCAGGTCCTCCTGACGGCGACCCGCGCCGAGGGCATCACCGAGCTCAAGGGCGCGGCCGTGGAGCCGGAGATCCTCGACCTCATCGCCGTGCTCCAGAAGATGGGTGCCATCATCACGGTCCAGACGGACCGCGTCATCCGCATCGAGGGCGTTCCCGCCCTGCGCGGCTACAACCACCGCGCGCTCCCGGACCGCAACGAGTCCGCCTCGTGGGCCTCGGCCGCGCTCGTCACCCGCGGCGACATCTACGTCGAGGGTGCGGACCAGCAGGACCTCACGGCCTTCCTCAATACCTTCCGGAAGGTCGGCGGAGAATTCGAGGTCGACGACGACGGCATCCGCTTTTACCACCCCGGCGGCGAGCTCAACCCGCTCGTGCTGGAGACGGACGTGCACCCGGGCTTCATGACGGACTGGCAGCAGCCGCTCGTCGTGGCGCTCACCCAGGCCGACGGCGTCTCGATCGTCCACGAGACCGTCTACGAGAACCGGTTCGGCTTCACGGAGGCCCTGCGCCGCATGGGGGCCACGATCCAGGTCCACCGCGAGTGCCTCGGGTCCATCCCGTGCCGCTTCGGCCAGCGCAACTTCCTCCACTCCGCCGTGATCTCCGGGCCCAGCAAGCTCTCGGGCGCGGACATCGACGTCCCGGACCTCCGCGGCGGCTTCAGCCACCTCATCGCGGCGCTCGCCGCCGAGGGCACGTCCCGCGTCACGGGCATCGAGATCATCAACCGCGGCTACGAGCGGTTCGAGGAGAAGCTGCGCGGACTCGGCGCGGACTTCGACGTCGAAGCACTCTGA
- the leuD gene encoding 3-isopropylmalate dehydratase small subunit, which produces MEAISAIDGVGVPLRASNVDTDQIIPAVYLKRVTQTGFEDALFAGWRKDPAFVLNEPAYAGAQVLVAGPDFGTGSSREHAVWALRDYGFKAVLSARFGDIFRGNAGKKGVLAAVVEQPEIERIQKELETAPGTHVKIDVAAQTISCGSVQTRFEIDSDTKHRLLNGLDDIRLTLESEGDIAAFESRRPTYRPRTLPSANDEG; this is translated from the coding sequence ATGGAAGCCATCTCAGCCATTGACGGTGTCGGCGTCCCGCTGCGCGCCTCCAACGTGGACACCGACCAGATCATCCCCGCGGTCTACCTGAAGCGCGTGACCCAGACGGGATTCGAGGACGCCCTCTTCGCCGGCTGGCGCAAGGACCCGGCGTTCGTCCTCAACGAGCCCGCCTACGCGGGCGCACAGGTCCTCGTCGCCGGGCCGGACTTCGGCACGGGCTCGAGCCGGGAGCACGCCGTCTGGGCGCTGCGAGACTACGGGTTCAAAGCCGTGCTCTCGGCCCGGTTCGGGGACATCTTCCGCGGCAACGCCGGGAAGAAGGGCGTCCTCGCGGCCGTCGTCGAGCAGCCGGAGATCGAGCGGATCCAGAAGGAGCTCGAGACCGCGCCGGGCACCCACGTGAAGATCGACGTGGCGGCGCAGACGATCTCCTGCGGCTCCGTGCAGACCCGGTTCGAGATCGACTCTGACACGAAGCACCGCCTCCTCAACGGGCTCGACGACATCCGTCTGACGCTCGAGAGCGAGGGGGACATTGCGGCGTTCGAGTCTCGGCGCCCCACCTACCGCCCCCGGACTCTGCCTTCAGCGAACGACGAAGGTTAA
- a CDS encoding dynamin family protein produces the protein MNTSLGGHEPQDPHSPGVPAPGEASVVEPARSSSSALRRPAPALGPLLERLRDGLAGVDIELNTPAAAQTRAAAKGMAEQLDDYILPRFASLDAPLLAVVGGSTGAGKSTLVNSIVGRPVTRAGAIRPTTRQPILLHNPEDEEWFATSRILPSLARVRGRIVEPGEAPVPATKAGEEPDPAAIGSITLLAEPSIPRGIALLDAPDVDSLSDENRRLAGQLLSAADLWVFVTTANRYADAVPWALLKDAAARDITLAVVLDRVPPAVIGEIEPDLRSLLSREGLADAKLFVVPESELDELRMLPAGATDELSDWLATLASDAQSRADVARRTLDGVLAQLADRMDGLAEGIAEQEGAHARLASLARENYEIAAEDVLRSTQDGNLLRGEVLARWQDFIGTGDFFRGVESGVGRIRDRIGALITGKPVPAVEVETEIESGLHSVIVNAAAHAAERTDTMFRQEPAGRPLVEGRDLSNCSPGFEERAAEEIRLWQDDLLGLIRTEGQGKRRMARISSLGVNAVGVALMLVVFGSTGGLTGAEVGIAGTTAVLSQRLLESIFGEDAVRRLAKKAREDLGVRMASLMGEEEARFTGLLPAAATDAAFSSADARSAARDLRAVATESREAARAQN, from the coding sequence GTGAACACTTCACTTGGCGGCCATGAGCCGCAGGATCCCCACTCGCCCGGCGTCCCCGCGCCCGGCGAAGCCTCCGTCGTCGAGCCCGCTCGCTCCAGCTCGTCCGCCCTCCGGCGTCCCGCGCCCGCACTGGGCCCGCTCCTCGAGCGCCTGCGGGACGGGCTCGCCGGCGTCGACATCGAGCTCAACACCCCTGCGGCAGCCCAGACGCGCGCCGCGGCCAAGGGCATGGCGGAGCAGCTCGACGACTACATCCTGCCCCGATTCGCCTCCCTCGACGCGCCGCTCCTGGCCGTTGTCGGCGGGTCCACGGGTGCGGGCAAGTCCACGCTCGTCAACTCCATCGTGGGCCGGCCCGTGACGCGCGCCGGAGCCATCCGGCCCACCACGCGCCAGCCGATTCTCCTGCACAACCCGGAGGACGAGGAGTGGTTCGCCACATCCCGCATCCTCCCGAGCCTGGCGCGGGTCCGCGGGCGCATCGTCGAGCCGGGCGAGGCCCCGGTGCCCGCGACGAAGGCCGGCGAGGAGCCCGACCCCGCGGCCATCGGCTCCATCACCCTCCTCGCCGAGCCGAGCATTCCGCGGGGCATCGCCCTCCTCGACGCCCCCGACGTCGACTCCCTCTCGGACGAGAACCGCCGCCTGGCCGGGCAGCTCCTCTCCGCTGCTGACCTCTGGGTGTTCGTCACCACCGCCAACCGGTACGCGGACGCGGTGCCGTGGGCGCTCCTCAAGGACGCGGCGGCCCGGGACATCACGCTCGCGGTCGTGCTCGACCGAGTCCCGCCGGCCGTCATCGGCGAGATTGAGCCGGACCTGCGCTCCCTCCTGAGCCGCGAGGGCCTCGCGGACGCGAAGCTCTTCGTCGTCCCGGAGAGCGAGCTCGACGAGCTGCGCATGCTCCCCGCCGGCGCCACGGACGAGCTCTCGGACTGGCTGGCCACGCTCGCCTCGGACGCCCAGTCCCGGGCCGACGTGGCGCGCCGGACGCTCGACGGCGTCCTCGCCCAGCTCGCGGACCGGATGGACGGCCTCGCCGAGGGCATCGCCGAGCAGGAGGGCGCCCACGCCCGCCTGGCGTCCCTCGCCCGCGAGAACTACGAGATCGCCGCCGAGGACGTCCTCCGCAGCACCCAGGACGGCAACCTGCTCCGCGGCGAGGTCCTGGCGCGCTGGCAGGACTTCATCGGCACGGGGGACTTCTTCCGCGGTGTCGAGTCCGGCGTCGGACGCATCCGCGACAGGATTGGCGCGCTCATCACGGGCAAGCCCGTGCCCGCCGTGGAAGTGGAGACGGAGATTGAGTCCGGCCTCCACTCGGTCATCGTCAACGCCGCCGCGCACGCCGCCGAGCGCACCGACACGATGTTCCGCCAGGAGCCGGCCGGCCGCCCCCTCGTGGAGGGCCGTGACCTCTCCAACTGCTCGCCCGGCTTCGAGGAGCGCGCCGCGGAGGAGATTCGCCTGTGGCAGGACGATCTCCTCGGCCTCATCCGCACCGAGGGCCAGGGCAAGCGCCGCATGGCCCGCATCTCGAGCCTCGGCGTCAACGCCGTGGGTGTGGCGCTCATGCTCGTCGTCTTCGGCTCCACGGGCGGCCTGACGGGCGCCGAGGTGGGCATTGCGGGCACCACCGCCGTGCTGTCTCAGCGCCTGCTCGAGTCGATCTTCGGCGAGGACGCCGTGCGCCGCCTCGCCAAGAAGGCCCGCGAGGACCTGGGCGTCCGCATGGCCTCGCTCATGGGGGAGGAGGAGGCCCGCTTCACGGGTCTGCTTCCCGCCGCGGCCACGGACGCCGCGTTCTCATCCGCCGATGCCCGCTCCGCCGCCCGGGACCTCCGGGCCGTCGCCACCGAGTCCAGGGAGGCCGCCCGTGCCCAGAACTGA
- a CDS encoding thiamine-phosphate kinase, with amino-acid sequence MSLVGDLTEGELLDVLLPILGSGARDGDGAADHDGQATPDRAHVDEIGPGDDAALVHMPRGTLVTVDGLVEGQDFVWAWPCGREQDPADAGWKSIAQNVSDINAMGGEPRHVFWSLQCPADTPLARIEGFARGMRAALDELAPGCRVSGGDLGTASELTSTVTVLGEPGPSGAVSRSGARPGDVVAVAGRLGWAAAGLALLLGDAPVTADAEPFVQAQFRPRPPMGAWRESAPTSLMDVSDGLGRDAHRLARASGVRLELSGAPLRARADELLPAVRALRSAPVRQDVGTGAAPASPGVASGHSDDDAGAALRLVLTGGEDFALLGTFPDAASVPDGFEVIGRVAGVGPNAATGAADRVLLDGAPLPAAGWDHFAGR; translated from the coding sequence ATGAGCCTCGTCGGGGATCTCACCGAGGGCGAGCTCCTCGACGTGCTCCTGCCGATCCTCGGCTCAGGGGCACGGGATGGCGACGGCGCGGCGGACCACGACGGCCAGGCGACGCCAGATCGGGCGCACGTCGACGAGATCGGCCCCGGGGACGACGCCGCGCTCGTTCACATGCCCCGCGGCACCCTCGTCACGGTGGACGGGCTCGTCGAGGGCCAGGACTTCGTGTGGGCGTGGCCGTGCGGACGGGAGCAGGACCCGGCGGACGCGGGGTGGAAGTCCATCGCCCAGAACGTCTCCGACATCAACGCCATGGGCGGCGAGCCGCGCCACGTCTTCTGGTCCCTCCAGTGCCCGGCTGACACCCCGCTGGCGCGCATTGAGGGCTTCGCGCGCGGCATGCGGGCCGCGCTGGACGAGCTGGCCCCGGGCTGCCGCGTCTCCGGCGGGGACCTGGGCACCGCGTCCGAGCTGACGAGCACGGTCACGGTCCTCGGCGAGCCCGGCCCGAGCGGGGCCGTCTCGCGCTCGGGGGCGCGCCCGGGGGACGTCGTCGCTGTCGCTGGCCGCCTCGGCTGGGCCGCGGCGGGCCTCGCTCTGCTGCTCGGGGATGCGCCTGTGACTGCGGATGCCGAGCCGTTCGTCCAGGCGCAGTTCCGTCCCCGCCCTCCCATGGGCGCGTGGCGGGAGTCTGCGCCGACGAGCCTCATGGACGTCTCGGACGGGCTGGGCCGCGATGCCCACCGGCTCGCCCGCGCTTCGGGCGTCCGCCTCGAGCTGAGCGGCGCGCCCCTCCGCGCCCGCGCTGATGAACTCCTGCCCGCCGTCCGCGCGCTGCGCTCGGCTCCTGTCCGGCAAGACGTCGGCACCGGTGCCGCGCCGGCCTCCCCAGGCGTGGCGTCCGGTCACTCAGACGACGACGCCGGGGCTGCGCTCCGCCTCGTCCTGACCGGCGGCGAGGACTTCGCCCTGCTGGGGACGTTCCCTGACGCGGCCTCTGTGCCGGATGGGTTCGAGGTCATCGGCCGAGTCGCCGGCGTGGGGCCCAATGCCGCGACCGGCGCGGCGGACCGCGTACTCCTGGACGGGGCCCCGCTGCCCGCGGCCGGATGGGACCACTTCGCCGGCCGCTGA